One genomic window of Dermacentor andersoni chromosome 8, qqDerAnde1_hic_scaffold, whole genome shotgun sequence includes the following:
- the LOC126525908 gene encoding uncharacterized protein — protein sequence MIGQVSRASHRLSFAMASWWLILFFSQAVLQHSSVDGTFDIGLRWLRGDSSLFSSLVNTTAAAVTTETTDPQTTPVVVASTAGDALHESRTAVFRDDVVMATTTTDATMVATGQITATTNPTETNATTAGTAQAMILVPDATPVSLDDLALQVDRVPDPVLHLVVKEDGSHSFVVVSGRRGPTTVPTATTTLPTTAAEANNTPNTTTSSAEDAFTSPFTTIAVPTTLAAPNTTSPYLILLHYLRPFIYGRLDAASTASSSEATTVVPGAPSTPVFSTGSPWLEGVSVSKPVTTEAADPGLSASLVPTAAAARNVAPADTFTTETIAVTPTLGNAAPAAVVIDSHLASYPAEFRATELPYYSTTQDVLGYANSSFDQTISPIGEPSTRATVFDTTIATTPVLGTTETLPRSSDSTTVANAVRTVSVTHDAVTTDVPRTEAPEAPTPRFVSLSVAAEPTAIHTTPVPTHAFTSDVPAALAGASPTTEGRTSTYGHASPPVELDSLTSRRIAETTSVTPPIIGYLRQVTFAPWPTTAPNKTYGGDGEPKYRYFYDPAQVMQVL from the exons ATGATTGGTCAG GTCTCCCGTGCATCCCACCGCCTAAGCTTCGCCATGGCTTCGTGGTGGCTCATCCTGTTCTTTTCTCAAGCAGTCCTCCAACACTCCTCTGTAGACGGCACGTTCGACATTGGTCTCAGGTGGCTGCGTGGCGACAGCTCGCTCTTCTCCAGCCTCGTCAATACGACTGCGGCCGCAGTGACGACCGAAACCACCGATCCTCAGACAACGCCTGTCGTCGTCGCCAGCACCGCCGGGGATGCTTTGCACGAGAGCCGTACCGCAGTCTTTAGAGACGACGTGGTCATGGCTACTACTACCACTGATGCTACCATGGTGGCCACTGGACAGATCACCGCGACCACAAACCCTACCGAAACCAACGCGACGACCGCAGGAACTGCCCAGGCTATGATCCTGGTGCCGGACGCGACACCCGTGTCGCTGGACGATCTCGCGCTGCAGGTCGACAGAGTGCCGGATCCGGTGCTGCATCTAGTAGTTAAGGAGGATGGGTCGCACTCTTTTGTGGTCGTCAGCGGACGCCGAGGGCCAACGACCGTGCCTACCGCTACCACTACGTTGCCTACCACTGCTGCGGAAGCCAACAATACGCCGAACACCACTACCTCTAGCGCGGAAGATGCCTTTACATCGCCTTTTACAACAATCGCTG TTCCCACGACCTTGGCCGCTCCCAACACGACTTCTCCCTACTTGATATTGCTGCACTACCTCCGGCCGTTCATCTACGGGCGCCTGGATGCCGCTTCGACAGCCAGCAGCAGTGAGGCGACCACAGTCGTCCCTGGCGCGCCTTCAACGCCAGTCTTTTCCACTGGCTCTCCTTGGCTCGAGGGTGTGTCTGTTTCCAAGCCCGTCACTACAGAAGCTGCGGATCCTGGTCTGTCGGCTTCACTCGTCCCCACCGCAGCTGCCGCAAGAAACGTGGCACCTGCTGACACCTTCACCACCGAGACTATCGCCGTAACGCCCACATTAGGCAACGCCGCCCCTGCTGCTGTTGTCATCGACTCTCATCTCGCCTCTTATCCGGCTGAGTTCAGGGCAACCGAGCTTCCGTACTACTCGACTACTCAAGATGTTCTCGGCTACGCCAACTCCTCCTTCGACCAAACTATCTCCCCCATTGGCGAACCATCCACCCGCGCAACAGTTTTCGACACCACGATCGCCACCACTCCTGTTCTCGGCACGACCGAAACGCTTCCGCGTTCCTCCGACTCCACGACCGTTGCTAACGCGGTCCGCACCGTGTCTGTCACGCATGACGCTGTCACGACCGATGTCCCCCGTACAGAGGCCCCTGAGGCTCCGACGCCACGTTTTGTCTCCTTGTCCGTCGCTGCCGAGCCTACGGCGATCCACACGACTCCCGTGCCGACTCACGCTTTTACCAGCGACGTCCCTGCTGCACTAGCTGGCGCCTCTCCCACTACCGAGGGTCGCACGTCCACGTATGGTCATGCCAGCCCACCCGTCGAACTGGATTCGCTGACGTCTCGGCGTATCGCCGAGACAACTTCAGTGACCCCACCGATAATCGGCTACCTGCGCCAAGTCACCTTCGCGCCCTGGCCTACAACGGCCCCCAACAAGACCTACGGTGGGGACGGCGAGCCGAAGTACCGCTACTTCTACGACCCTGCGCAAGTCATGCAGGTCCTGTAG